ACTAAAAGAAGTAAAGCAGTAGGATTTTCAATTCTTTCTAAAGGTTATATTGGCCTTGGCAAAACAGGTTCAAGTAATTATAAAGATGATTTTTGGGAATACAATCCTGTTTCTGATAGCTGGGCACAAGCAGCTGTTTTTCCTGGGAACACAAGATCAAATGCAGTTAGTTTTACCATCGGTTCTTCCGCTTATGTTGGAACTGGGGCTGCTAGCAATGGGACGCCTACAAATGAACTATACCAATACAACCAGTTAACAAACTCCTGGAATAAAAAAGCTGACTTACCCTACTCAGCAGATAGTGCTACAGGTTTTGCTATTGACAATAAAGGATATATCGGAATAGGATCCGGGTCAGCCGGAGCTGTTGACGATTTTTATAAATATGATCCTGTAACTGATTCCTGGTCTGCCATTAAAAAATTCCCTTTCAATGCTTTAGGGGCTTTTGGTTTTGCAATCAATAACAAAGGGTATGTATGTACAATTGATTCTTCAAATAATTTTTGGGAATATAGCCCTGTAGAGGATACCTGGAATAAAATGGCTAATTTCCCTGGGGAAACAAATAGTAATAATACTGTTTTCGTCCTAAATAATAAAGCCTATGCTGCTACTTCAACAAATGAATTTTGGCAATATGATCCTGTTTCTAATTCATGGTCACAAATGTCAGATTTTGATGGTGCTGCACGAAGATCTGCAGTTGGGTTTTCAATTGGAAGTACTGGGTATATTGGAACAGGTATATCCTCTTCATCTACTTACAAGAATGATTTCTGGGCCTTTGCCAGAAAAGATACCTTTAATGCTGATTTTAGTTTAACCAATTCCTGTTTCGGCATTCCTGTAATTTTTGTCGATAACTCAACTTCAACCGATAGTACCAACATTGTTAGCTGGGAATGGAATTTTGGAGATGGAAATTCTTCAATAAATCAATTTCCCAATTATGATTATCCTGTTTTTGGAAATTATATGGTAAAACTTATTATTACCGATAATCTTCAAAACAAGGATACTATTGAAAAACCAATTGCTATACATGAAAAGCCTGCAACAGAATTTACCTTTTCCTTTATTGATAGCCTTAAAGTTAGTTTTGTGAATAATACCGTTGGTGCCGGGGAATATTACTGGCAGTTTGGTGATGGTTCTATAAGTACCAGCGTTAATGTTTTGCATTCTTATGCAACAAAAGGAATTTATGAAGTATGCCTTTCCGGATATAATTTTAACGGATGCGAGGGGAAAATTTGTAAACTTGTCGACCTGAATACTGTTGGAATGGAAACAATTAAAAATAAAGAATATGCATTCAATATTTATCCAAACCCTGCAACAGATCACATTTTCCTTTCAGGAGAGGTAAAGGGAAATGAAAAAACAAAAATACAACTTATTGATGCTTTGGGGAAAATAATGTTTTCAAAAAATATTGAAAATGCGGAAAATTTCATCGAACCAATTGACATTAAAAATCTAAATGCTGGATTTTATTTAATACAAATACAAACTGGAGATCAGTTTACAAGAAAAAAATTAATTGTTAAATAAACTCAGGCAAAAAGAAATGGGCGTTGAAATCAGTGGACATATTGTAATCCCCGGTTTGTGTTTTTAACCTGTTGAGGTTGTTATAGGAAAAATCTTCCACAAAGCCATTGGGCCCATTATTGGCGTTAGATATAAAATAGCATAAAGCCTCGGTTTCATTGGGACTTTGTTATTGAAGAGTTTATTATTATTTAAAGAATGTTGTATCTACTTTAAGAACAAAATCTACTTCTTTTTCTGACTTTTCTTTCCTTATCCATAAACTGTTTTCTAAAACATTTTTATTTAAGATTTGCCCCTGTTTTTTTATCTCCAATTCTTTAAAAAAATATTTCATTTCTGGTGGCTTCTCCTTGTGAAGACCAGGCAAACTTCTTAATGTAAAATATTCACATGGTGCGATATAATCTGTTATTTCAACATCAACTGGTGGATTATTTCCTATTCTTTATTCTACAACAGAGCGGGCAATAATTTCATCATCACATAAATTTTCAATTATAAAATTGCCTTTTATTTTAGGTTCAGGTTTGCAAGAAATCAATAAAACAAAATAAGGCAAAGCGATAAATACTAAAGCTTTTATACCATTCATATTATGGAATAAATGCATTTGTGCTATCAGGCTTTGGGTTAAACTCTTTAAAACTATAAATTTCATTGCGTGTTTCTAATCCTGTTATCTTCCCCTTTTGCAGTCTGTATATTTTTTCACCAAATACGTAGATTTTTATGCCATATCCTATAAAATTTAAATTAAATAGTGGTTGGAAGGAATGGAACATTTGTTTTCGTAAAATAAACTGCTCAACATTCCAAAATTTGATCGGGTATTGATTTTTAGGAAACAATTTTGGAGAAACCTAAATTTCCTTGTAAACCACCTGAATGAATAACAAGAATTTTATCCTCGGGTTTAAAAAAACCTTTTGCTCCCATATCATATATTCCATACATCATTTTCCCGGTATATATGTAATCCAGTGGAATTTTTGTCCTTTCTTCAAAGGCATTAATAAAAGCAAGCAATTCAGGTTTTACTTTTGCATAGCCTCCAAAGTGGTAATCTGTAATGATTTCCCAATTTTCATCCTTTTTTACACCAGAATAAGTTTTGATATAGGATTCTAAAAATTGATTTACATTTTCTTTTAAAAAATCACCGCCTTTAAGTGCCGAAAAGCCCAGAGCTTTTGTTTTTGGTTTTTTTGAAAGAACTATTCCTGCCATGGTTGTTCCTGTTCCCATCGCACAGCAGATATAATCATAATCCTGTTCTACTTCCGATAAAATTTCCATACAGCCCTTTACTCCGTTCAAATTCGCTCCTCCTTCAGGTATCAAGTAAAAAGGTCCAAATTTTTCTTCTAATTGCTTTATAAATTCAGCATTGTTTTTTTCTCGATATGTTCCTCTGCCAATAAAATAGAGTTGCATCCCATTTTTTCGAGCCAAATCAAGAGTAGGATTAAAGTTTTTTGGCTCTTCACCTCTAATTATACCAATGGTTTTTAATCCTGACAGGCTTCCCATTGCTGCAGTTGCAGCTATATGATTTGAATAAGCACCACCAAATGTTAATATGGTTTCAAATCCTGTCTTACTGGCTTCTAAAATATTGTATTTTAATTTCCACCATTTATTCCCTGAGACAAGAGGGTCAATCATATCATCTCTTTTTATAAATAGCTTTGAGGTAAATTTTTTATTGTAGTCAATAATTTCCTGAATTACAGGTTTAGGATTTAGCATGGTTGGTAAAAGTATTATACCATTTTGGAAATTCAAAATGATAAGTTGGAAATCATTTGTAATTATTTCTTAATGGATGATATTTTTTGAAAAAAATGCAAAAAACAAGGCGAATTTTGTATATTTCCCCCATTATGGAAGGATTTTCAAAAAAAGATAAATTCGATCCCGATGATTTTTATCATTCACCGGAAGGATATATTGTCTTTACTGAAAAATATTTATTAAAAAGAGCATATTGCTGTAAAAATGGATGCAGGCACTGTCCCTATGGCTTTACTTTAAAAAGAACAACAATGGAAACAATAAATAATATTTCTCAAAAAGAAATTTCCAAGTCAGCTTTTAACGCTGCTGTTTTAAAGGGAATTCCTGATGAACTGCCCACATTAAAACCTTTTGATGCTTCCCTAAATCATGCCCCTAAAAGGAAGGATATTTTATCTAAGGAAGAAAAAAAACTTGCTGTAAAAAATGCGCTGAGGTATTTTGATGAAAAACATCACCCTGTTCTTGCACCTGAGTTTGCAAAGGAATTAAACACTTACGGACGCATTTATATGTACAGGTTCAGGCCTGATTATAAAATACACGCAAGAAGTATAAATGATTATCCACATAATTCAAAACAGGCTGCAGCAATAATGCTAATGCTAAGCAACAATCTTGATTATGCAGTAGCCCAACATCCTCATGAATTAATTACTTATGGAGGAAATGGTTCTGTTTTTCAAAACTGGGCCCAATACCTGCTTACAATGCAATATCTTGCCCAAATGACAGATGAACAAACCCTGGTTTTGTATTCAGGGCATCCCATGGGATTGTTCCCTTCAAACATTGATGCCCCAAGAGTGGTTGTAACGAATGGTATGATGATACCCAATTATTCAAAACCAGATGATTGGGAACGTTTTAACGCATTAGGTGTTACCCAATATGGACAAATGACTGCCGGTTCTTTTATGTATATTGGGCCTCAAGGCATTGTTCATGGAACTACCATCACAGTTCTTAATGCAGGAAGAAGAATGAAACTAGGCAATGAAGGGCTTGCAGGAAGAATTTTTGTTTCCTCTGGTTTGGGAGGAATGTCTGGAGCTCAACCCAAGGCTGGGGTTATTGCCGGAGCTGTGTCGGTAATTGCCGAGGTAAATCCCAAAGCAACTAAAGTAAGACATGAACAGGGTTGGGTAGATGAGGTTTACCAGGATTTGGACAAGCTTATTGCAAGAATTGAAATAGCGCGTAAAGCCAAAGAGGCTGTTTCCCTGTCCTATCAAGGAAATATTGTAGATTTATGGGAGAAATTTGCCGCTGAAAAAGTTAAAATAGAATTAGGCTCTGATCAAACATCACTTCATAACCCTTATTCAGGTGGATATTATCCTGCAGGATTGTCTTATGAACAATCAAATGAAATGATGGCCAATAATCCGGAAGAATTTAAAAAACAGGTGCAAAAATCATTAATAAGGCATGTAAATGCAGTAAAGCAAATGGTGTCAAATGGAATGTATTTCTGGGATTATGGAAATGCTTTTCTATTGGAAGCTTCCCGTGCTGGTGCCGATGTGCTAAAATCAGATGGCACTTTTATTTATCCTTCTTATGTTCAGGATATTTTAGGCCCACTCTGTTTTGATTATGGTTTTGGTCCTTTTAGGTGGGTATGTACATCTTCCGACCCTAAAGATTTAAAAATTACAGATAAAATAGCTGAAGAGGTAATTTTAGAAATGCTTATTACAGCCCCTGATGAAATTAAACAGCAGCTTAACGACAATTTAATTTGGATAAGAAAGGCAGAGGAAAACAAACTGGTGGTTGGTTCCCAGGCAAGAATTTTATATGCGGATAGTGAAGGCAGGATAAAAATTGCATCGGCCTTTAATAAGGCTATTAAAGATGGAAAAATTTCTGCTCCTGTTGTTCTTGGCAGGGATCATCATGATGTTTCAGGTACAGATTCACCCTACCGCGAAACGTCCAATATTTATGATGGTTCCCAATTTACTGCCGATATGGCTATTCACAATGTTATTGGCGATTCTTTCAGGGGCGCAACATGGGTTTCTGTTCATAATGGCGGAGGTGTTGGATGGGGAGAGGTCATCAATGGAGGTTTTGGCCTTGTTCTTGATGGGAGCGATAATGCATTTAAGAAATTACAGTCTATGCTCTTTTGGGATGTTAACAATGGCATTTCACGCAGGAGCTGGGCCAGGAATAAAGAAGCAATGTTTGCTATTAAAAGAGCCATGCAGGCTGAACCTTTATTAAAGGTTACAATACCAAGTATCCCTGATGATGAACTTTTAAAAAACTTATTTTAAAAAATTAAAAACATGATTTTTTATAAACCCTTCCGAATTACTCTAGCCATTTTAGCTGGTCTTTTATTCCTAACTTCATGTGAACCTGAAGGCGAGAATGTGAATTTTACAGCCGAAGAAATGGTTGGTACTTATAACTGTGCTGAAAAAAGCCAGGTTTACTCATCTTCAAATTATGAGGTGATAGTATCAAAATCAGCAGCATCTTCTAGTCAAATTACTGTAGAAAATTTTTATCAATTAGGAATAAGTGCTTCTGTTAAAGTAAACATTAATGGCAGTGACCTTATTATTCCTAAGCAAGTTGTAAACAATATTACTATTTCAGGTGATGGGGTAATAATTAGCAAAAGCAGAATGAACCTTAATTACACTGCAGATGATGGTGGAGGTGTTGTTGATGTGGTAAGTGGAGGTTTGTCAAAGTAAAATTTATTTGCCATCTGTTCTTTTTTCTTTAGAATCAATTTGCTCAATATTTCATTTTAAAAACCTTTAATTATTTATGCGTAAAATTATTTTGTTTGGAATTGCTGTCGTGTTATTCCTTCCTGTTATTGGACAATATAGAGCAAAAAAAGAGGCAAATGCAAATGACGCCAGAGACAATTTTTCCAAGGGGAATTTTAAAGGATCACTTATTGAATATACGGAATTGTTGAAGTCAGATCCTAAAAACACCACTTTTCATTATAGAACCGCCTTGTGTTATTTAAATTTAAATACCGATAAATCAAAAGCAATTACACATCTTGAATTTGTTATTAAACAAGCAGGATATGATAAACAAGCTCTGCTTGAACTTGGCAAAGCATACCATTATGCTTATAGATTTGACGAGGCTATTGAGATTTTAAAAAGATATAAAGAGGAACTTGGAAAAAAAGGTGCAGCAATCATAGAAGCAGATAAATTAATTGCCTATTGTTTTAATGCAAAAGAACTAATTAAATTCCCACAAAATGTTTCCTTTGAAAATTTGGGTAAAGAAATAAACACAGAATTTCCCGACTATTATCCTTTTGTTTCTAGTGATGAAAACGATTTGATTTTTACATCAAGACGCAAAGGAAATATTGGAGGGTTTGAAACTATTGACGGATACTTTACCTCTGATATTTATATTTCGAAAGAAAAAAATGGTAACTGGTCCAAAGCCAAGAATATGGGGGCAAATGTAAATTCAGACGGAGATGATGAAGCAGTTGGAATTGCTGATGAGGGTAAATATTTATTTATTTACTCAGAAAATGCTTTTGAATATGGAGACATCCTGGCTTCACTAAAAAAAGGAAAAAGCTATCAAAGAAGGGAATTGTTGGATCAGAATATAAATACAAATGCACTTGAGGTTGCCGGATCTATTTCCCCAGATGGAAATATACTTTTGTTTTCCAGTGATAAAGATGGTGGACAAGGAGAGTTAGATATTTTTATGTCAAGAAAATTGCCTACCGGAAATTGGGGCGTGGCAACAAATCTGTCAAACCTGAACAGCAAATACAATGAAGATTTTCCTATGTTCTCCAGCGATGGTAAAGTAATTTATTTTTGTTCCCAAGGTCACAATAGCATGGGAGGGTTTGATCTTTTTAAATCAAACTGGGATGAACAAATACAAGAATGGATGAATCCTGTTAATTTAGGTTTTCCTATAAATACCCCCGAAGATAATATGACCATTTCATTTGCTAGGACAGGTACACATGCTTATATTTCTGCTTACCGCGAAGATAGTTTTGGAGACCTGGATATTTACAAGGTGAGCTTTAATGCTGCCGAACCTGTTGTTACAACAATAAAAGGGACAATAAAAGCCGAAATGATTATTGACGACAAAAAGTATAAAAATTTTCATGTGTATAAAAAAGATAACATTTTAAAAGACTTTCCAGATGAATACCATCCACCAAAGGAAAGCTTATGGAAATTTGTAGAAACAAAAAAAATGGAGGAAAAAAAAGGTTTTATATTCAAAACCATTTTGATTTTTGAAAAAAACGGAGTTGAACTTACTGTAGGTCCTGAGAAAATTCCAACCGATCCGGCTTTTAAGTTTAAAGATATTAAGAATATACTGGTTAAAATTCCTGGTTATGTTCCCTCCCCTGAGTTAATACCTACAATAGAAACAGAAATAGTTGGGGATGCATTTATTACAATTACAAATAAAAAAACGAATGAAGTTTTTGGAACTTACCTTAGTCAATCTTCAGGAAAATTTAT
This Bacteroidota bacterium DNA region includes the following protein-coding sequences:
- a CDS encoding T9SS type A sorting domain-containing protein codes for the protein MKNQYLLKFLRKLPLLALIFACISVPVFGQGVWMQKTDFGGTKRSKAVGFSILSKGYIGLGKTGSSNYKDDFWEYNPVSDSWAQAAVFPGNTRSNAVSFTIGSSAYVGTGAASNGTPTNELYQYNQLTNSWNKKADLPYSADSATGFAIDNKGYIGIGSGSAGAVDDFYKYDPVTDSWSAIKKFPFNALGAFGFAINNKGYVCTIDSSNNFWEYSPVEDTWNKMANFPGETNSNNTVFVLNNKAYAATSTNEFWQYDPVSNSWSQMSDFDGAARRSAVGFSIGSTGYIGTGISSSSTYKNDFWAFARKDTFNADFSLTNSCFGIPVIFVDNSTSTDSTNIVSWEWNFGDGNSSINQFPNYDYPVFGNYMVKLIITDNLQNKDTIEKPIAIHEKPATEFTFSFIDSLKVSFVNNTVGAGEYYWQFGDGSISTSVNVLHSYATKGIYEVCLSGYNFNGCEGKICKLVDLNTVGMETIKNKEYAFNIYPNPATDHIFLSGEVKGNEKTKIQLIDALGKIMFSKNIENAENFIEPIDIKNLNAGFYLIQIQTGDQFTRKKLIVK
- a CDS encoding 1-aminocyclopropane-1-carboxylate deaminase/D-cysteine desulfhydrase; this translates as MLNPKPVIQEIIDYNKKFTSKLFIKRDDMIDPLVSGNKWWKLKYNILEASKTGFETILTFGGAYSNHIAATAAMGSLSGLKTIGIIRGEEPKNFNPTLDLARKNGMQLYFIGRGTYREKNNAEFIKQLEEKFGPFYLIPEGGANLNGVKGCMEILSEVEQDYDYICCAMGTGTTMAGIVLSKKPKTKALGFSALKGGDFLKENVNQFLESYIKTYSGVKKDENWEIITDYHFGGYAKVKPELLAFINAFEERTKIPLDYIYTGKMMYGIYDMGAKGFFKPEDKILVIHSGGLQGNLGFSKIVS
- a CDS encoding urocanate hydratase — translated: MQKTRRILYISPIMEGFSKKDKFDPDDFYHSPEGYIVFTEKYLLKRAYCCKNGCRHCPYGFTLKRTTMETINNISQKEISKSAFNAAVLKGIPDELPTLKPFDASLNHAPKRKDILSKEEKKLAVKNALRYFDEKHHPVLAPEFAKELNTYGRIYMYRFRPDYKIHARSINDYPHNSKQAAAIMLMLSNNLDYAVAQHPHELITYGGNGSVFQNWAQYLLTMQYLAQMTDEQTLVLYSGHPMGLFPSNIDAPRVVVTNGMMIPNYSKPDDWERFNALGVTQYGQMTAGSFMYIGPQGIVHGTTITVLNAGRRMKLGNEGLAGRIFVSSGLGGMSGAQPKAGVIAGAVSVIAEVNPKATKVRHEQGWVDEVYQDLDKLIARIEIARKAKEAVSLSYQGNIVDLWEKFAAEKVKIELGSDQTSLHNPYSGGYYPAGLSYEQSNEMMANNPEEFKKQVQKSLIRHVNAVKQMVSNGMYFWDYGNAFLLEASRAGADVLKSDGTFIYPSYVQDILGPLCFDYGFGPFRWVCTSSDPKDLKITDKIAEEVILEMLITAPDEIKQQLNDNLIWIRKAEENKLVVGSQARILYADSEGRIKIASAFNKAIKDGKISAPVVLGRDHHDVSGTDSPYRETSNIYDGSQFTADMAIHNVIGDSFRGATWVSVHNGGGVGWGEVINGGFGLVLDGSDNAFKKLQSMLFWDVNNGISRRSWARNKEAMFAIKRAMQAEPLLKVTIPSIPDDELLKNLF
- a CDS encoding PD40 domain-containing protein; translated protein: MRKIILFGIAVVLFLPVIGQYRAKKEANANDARDNFSKGNFKGSLIEYTELLKSDPKNTTFHYRTALCYLNLNTDKSKAITHLEFVIKQAGYDKQALLELGKAYHYAYRFDEAIEILKRYKEELGKKGAAIIEADKLIAYCFNAKELIKFPQNVSFENLGKEINTEFPDYYPFVSSDENDLIFTSRRKGNIGGFETIDGYFTSDIYISKEKNGNWSKAKNMGANVNSDGDDEAVGIADEGKYLFIYSENAFEYGDILASLKKGKSYQRRELLDQNINTNALEVAGSISPDGNILLFSSDKDGGQGELDIFMSRKLPTGNWGVATNLSNLNSKYNEDFPMFSSDGKVIYFCSQGHNSMGGFDLFKSNWDEQIQEWMNPVNLGFPINTPEDNMTISFARTGTHAYISAYREDSFGDLDIYKVSFNAAEPVVTTIKGTIKAEMIIDDKKYKNFHVYKKDNILKDFPDEYHPPKESLWKFVETKKMEEKKGFIFKTILIFEKNGVELTVGPEKIPTDPAFKFKDIKNILVKIPGYVPSPELIPTIETEIVGDAFITITNKKTNEVFGTYLSQSSGKFIIIAPPAIYTIQVEAKGYNLFKDDLIIFDKASFISELQKDIILKKE